A single genomic interval of Mycolicibacterium holsaticum DSM 44478 = JCM 12374 harbors:
- the dtd gene encoding D-aminoacyl-tRNA deacylase yields the protein MRVLVQRVLTAAVKVDGEVVGAAERPGVQGLLALVGVTHDDDEAKAQRLAEKLWQLRILDDEKSASEVGAPILVVSQFTLYANTAKGRRPAWNAAAPRAVAEPLVDAFADALRGLGAQVQTGVFGAHMQVELVNDGPVTLLLEM from the coding sequence ATGCGTGTCCTGGTGCAACGGGTGCTTACGGCCGCGGTGAAAGTCGACGGCGAGGTGGTCGGGGCCGCAGAGCGCCCCGGGGTCCAGGGCTTGCTCGCCCTCGTCGGGGTCACCCACGACGACGACGAGGCCAAGGCGCAGCGCCTCGCCGAAAAACTCTGGCAGCTACGCATTCTCGACGACGAGAAGTCCGCATCCGAGGTCGGCGCACCGATCCTGGTCGTCAGCCAGTTCACCCTGTACGCCAACACCGCCAAGGGAAGGCGGCCGGCGTGGAACGCCGCGGCGCCCCGTGCGGTCGCCGAGCCTTTGGTGGACGCCTTCGCCGACGCCCTACGGGGGCTCGGGGCCCAGGTGCAGACCGGGGTGTTCGGCGCCCATATGCAGGTCGAGCTCGTCAACGACGGTCCGGTGACGCTGCTGCTGGAAATGTGA
- a CDS encoding heavy-metal-associated domain-containing protein, whose translation MSTTTITVAGMTCAHCAASVREEIGEIAGVRAVAVDVASGAVTIDSDTPVDPVAIRRAVEDAGYQLAS comes from the coding sequence ATGAGCACAACGACAATCACCGTCGCCGGGATGACCTGCGCCCACTGCGCCGCGTCGGTCCGTGAGGAGATCGGCGAGATCGCAGGTGTCAGGGCCGTGGCGGTCGATGTCGCCAGCGGTGCGGTGACCATCGACAGCGATACCCCGGTGGACCCCGTCGCAATCCGGCGCGCCGTCGAAGACGCCGGCTACCAACTGGCCAGCTGA